One window from the genome of Antricoccus suffuscus encodes:
- a CDS encoding AMP-binding protein, producing the protein MTNDALLETYEMTSTNHEFPVATEAARGTTYDRLIIEALARYPEREAFVLGDVRMTYAEAAVSMSRIQQVLEDRGIVYGSGVGALSVNIPEVWLTQAASYALGAHYSGLHPLGAVDDHVWICDDAEIEVLVVHPMFAKVGLEVAERSSSVRHLLVFGEAEGTEDLFEAMQCFEAKPLVPGPAGEEDLAWLQYTGGTTGRPKGVMLPHRSMVELARAALTSWQMPETPRYLVAPPITHAGVLPLFSTLARGGTVILLQGFEPKSFVAAIERERANCTFGVPTMINALLDHTTPEDGDLSTLESFFYGAAPITPDRLAQALERFGPRLVQIYGQTECVGVTASLHREEHDPIGRPELLSSCGRPVIGTAVRVIDEQGHEVPDGTPGELCVRSRAVMTGYWKLPDLTRETLRDGWLHTGDVAMRDAQGYLHIVDRTKDMIITGGFNVYPKEVEDAIATHPDVTAVAVVGLPDDTWGEAVTAFVVVREGAQVDAAEIQQVVRDAKGAHQSPKVVHVIDELPTTLVGKIDKKKLRELGRGERDR; encoded by the coding sequence TCCGGTGGCCACCGAGGCCGCCCGAGGCACCACCTACGACCGTCTGATCATCGAGGCCTTGGCGAGGTATCCCGAGCGTGAGGCCTTCGTCCTCGGTGACGTGAGGATGACCTACGCCGAGGCGGCCGTGTCGATGAGCCGCATCCAGCAGGTCCTCGAGGACCGCGGCATCGTGTACGGCTCCGGAGTGGGGGCGCTCAGCGTCAACATCCCCGAGGTGTGGTTGACCCAGGCCGCGTCCTACGCGCTGGGTGCTCACTACAGCGGCCTGCATCCCCTCGGCGCCGTCGATGACCATGTGTGGATCTGCGACGACGCCGAGATCGAGGTGCTCGTCGTCCACCCGATGTTTGCCAAGGTCGGTCTCGAGGTCGCCGAACGATCGAGCTCCGTGCGCCACCTCCTCGTCTTTGGCGAGGCCGAGGGCACCGAGGACCTCTTCGAGGCCATGCAGTGTTTCGAGGCAAAGCCCCTCGTCCCCGGCCCCGCGGGCGAGGAAGACCTCGCCTGGCTGCAGTACACGGGCGGCACCACCGGCCGGCCGAAGGGCGTCATGCTCCCGCACCGCTCCATGGTCGAGCTGGCCCGGGCGGCCCTGACGAGCTGGCAGATGCCGGAGACGCCGCGCTATCTCGTGGCGCCGCCCATCACCCACGCCGGCGTACTCCCGCTCTTCTCGACCCTTGCTCGTGGCGGCACCGTGATTCTCCTGCAGGGCTTCGAGCCGAAGTCCTTCGTCGCGGCCATCGAGCGGGAGCGGGCCAACTGCACCTTCGGCGTGCCGACGATGATCAACGCGTTGCTCGACCACACGACGCCCGAGGACGGCGACCTGAGCACTCTCGAGTCCTTCTTCTACGGAGCGGCTCCGATCACCCCGGACCGGCTGGCCCAGGCGCTCGAGCGATTCGGCCCCAGGCTCGTGCAGATCTACGGACAGACCGAGTGCGTGGGCGTGACCGCGAGCCTGCACCGCGAGGAGCACGACCCCATCGGTCGTCCAGAACTGCTCAGCTCGTGCGGTCGTCCCGTTATAGGCACCGCGGTCCGGGTGATCGACGAGCAGGGGCACGAGGTGCCGGACGGGACCCCGGGAGAACTGTGCGTGCGCTCACGAGCGGTGATGACCGGCTACTGGAAGTTGCCCGACCTCACCCGGGAGACGCTCCGCGATGGCTGGCTGCATACCGGCGACGTCGCCATGCGTGATGCGCAGGGCTATCTGCACATCGTCGACCGGACCAAGGACATGATCATCACCGGCGGTTTCAACGTCTATCCCAAGGAGGTCGAGGACGCGATCGCGACCCATCCCGACGTGACCGCCGTTGCCGTGGTCGGGCTGCCCGACGACACCTGGGGCGAGGCCGTCACCGCCTTCGTCGTCGTCCGCGAGGGTGCACAGGTCGATGCGGCCGAGATCCAGCAGGTCGTGCGTGACGCCAAGGGAGCCCACCAGTCGCCCAAGGTGGTGCATGTCATCGATGAACTGCCCACGACACTCGTGGGCAAGATCGACAAGAAGAAGCTGCGTGAGCTCGGACGTGGGGAGCGCGACCGGTGA